The region CCGGCAGCAACCATTTCGGCCAGATCGCGATTGGTGGACGAGACGATTCTTACGTCGATGCGGATCGGTTTGGAGCCGCCGATGCGAGTCACTTCCCGCTCCTGCAAGACCCGGAGCAGTTTGCTCTGCAAGTTGATGTCCATTTCGCCGAGCTCGTCGAGGAAGAGGGTGCCGCCGTTCGCCTGCTCAAAGGCGCCTGAACTTCCGGATTTTTTAGCGCCGGTAAAAGCGCCTTCCTCATAGCCGAACAGATAGCTTTCGATGAGCGATGTCGGCAAAGCGCCGCAGTTTACCGCGATGAAGGGCTTGCTGCGTCGTTCGCTGCAATTGTGGATGGATTGGGCGAACAGTTCTTTGCCGGTGCCGGTCTCGCCCAGGATGATGATCGATGAAATCCCGTTGGCGACATACTGAGCCATGCTTTTAACTTTTTGGATTTCCACGCTCGTGCCCACAATATCGGTGAAGTTGTAGCGGGCATATTGGAATTTCTTTACTTCTTCAAGTAATTTTTGCTGACGCAGCACGCCATGTTCGTTGTTAAACCCGAACCCGAACCGCGGGGTAATGGGGATGCGTACCCCGATGGCGCCATGGGCTGACATTGACTCGCCGATGACCGGGCGGCCGGTTTGCATCGCCTTTTGCGCCGCATTACTTATCTTGCCGATGAAGCTGGTGTTGGGCTGGCCATCGTAGTTCACGCTGGCGGTCCGCTTGCCATTTTCGTCGAACAACACGGCTTCGCCGCCGGCGACGCGGGCAATGAACGGCAGCGCCAGATTCAGCGAGTCCTGCAGTTCCTGTTCGCGTTGGATGCGTTCCAGGTTGCTTGACGCGATCACGTAATCGCCGAGCGGCAAGGCCCAGGCTTCCGCGCCTTCGATGATCTCGGAAGGCCCGGTGCGCACCTGGCCGCTTTCCCCGGCGGCTTTCGCCAGTTCGAACAAAGTTCCCCGCCATGCTTCGATCTCTTTGCCTAAGGAATCGAAGGTGCGGATGCGTATTCCCGTCTTATCGGTCACCGTCGCATAGCCGCCGGTGATGCGAGCGATAAACGGCAGCGCCGTAATCAAAGTCTCAAGCGATACAGACATTGTTGCACCTCAATGATTGATAATCAGCGTCCTTTGGCAGTATGGCGCTTTCGCGAGCGTGCTGCTGCTTTCTATGTTTTGCATGCTCTGATTCGCTTATATCAGCTTCGTCTTTGTCCAGCGATTTCCTTTTTATTATTTGTAAAATAGTCAACCGGCAACCCCCGCCGGTATACCGTGTGGCGACTTCCCGGCCAATGTCTTCCTTAGGCGCGAACCAGCGGACGAAGCAAGGGAGGCATGCATGTCAACTATTTAAAAACCCCAGAAGCATTAATGCTTCTGGGGTTTTATGTGCTTTATTCGGCAGTGAACGGCAGCAGCGCCATATTACGCGCTCTTTTGATCGATACTGTCAATTGCCGTTGATGTTTCGCGCAGTTGCCCGAGATGCGGCGGGGCAGGATCTTGCCGCGCTCGGTGGTGTAGCGGCGCAGCTTGGGAACGTCTTTATAGTCAATGGACGCTACTTTGTCCACGCAGAAACTGCATACTTTTTTCTTCGGCTTACGGCCTTTTCCATCGCGTTTCATGCTAAACCTCCTTTAAAAGGGAATTTCTTCTTCCGGAAATACCTGACCGCCAAACGGGGTGGCTTCCTTGTCTTCGGCGGGCTGCTTGCGCTCGAGAAACTCGATGTTCTGGGCGACGACTTCCGCTACGCGGCGCTTTTGCCCGTCATTGGTTTCGTAGGAGCGGATCTGCAGGCGGCCTTCGGCGAGAATTCGCTGCCCCTTGGTGAGGTTGTTGCCGCAGGTCTCGGCGAGTTTTTCCCAGGCGACGATGGGGATAAAATCGGCTTCCTTCTGTCCGCCGCCGGCGAACCGGTTGACGGCAATGGTGAAGGACGCCACCGCTTTGCCGCTTTGGGTGTAGCGCACCTCGGGATCCTGGGCTAGACGTCCGACCAGAATGACCTTGTTCATAGCTATCCTCCTGGCCTAATCTTCCTGTTTGACAACCATGTGGCGCAGGATTTCGTCGGTAATCTTCATCACGCGATCCAGCTCGGCGACGGCGCCGGCCGGGGCGGTAAAGTAGACCACGAAGTAAATCCCTTCGTTGAAGTCTTTGAGTTCGAACGCCAGGCGGCGTTTGCCCCAGCGGTCGACCTTGTCGATCGTGCCACCGTTGTTCTTGATGAGGTTCTCGAATTTGGCGACAACCGCCTCGACAGCCTCTTCTTCCAACGGCTTCACGATGTACATGACTTCATACTTCTTCATGAAACCACCTCCTCCTTTGGACTTTCGGCCCCCGTGAGGGAGCAGGGAAGGTTCAAATATTAATTTGAAACCTGTCTCATTAGACCAGTATATTATAGCACCAAATTTATCGCTAATGCAAGAAAAGCGACCAAACTATTTTCGCCGGCCACATGGTGTAAGCCCCGCAATAGTTGTTACTATGTGTCGATGGTAGCGATATTCTGTCGCGACAGCTTGGTATAAACGAAAAATTCTTTGTTACTAGGGGCGCTTGGCAAAGAAAAAGGCTAAAAAGCGGGGCCTGTTTGGCCCCGCTTTTTAGCAGCCCTGATTAGTAAGGCGTGAGGCCGTGTAGATGGCCCCTGATGCTAGGCGCACCGCAGACGCCGCCGCAACGCGCCTTCGGAGCATACGCCAGCAAGTCGGCGAGGAGCAACGCCGCAGATGGGGTCTTATCAACGGCCGGGATTATACGTTGAAGCGGAAGTGGACTACGTCACCATCCTGCATTATATATTCTTTGCCTTCCAGGCGGACCGTTCCCTTATCCTTGGCGGCGCTGTAGCTGCCGGCGGCCATGAGGTCGTTATAAGCGACGAGTTCGGCGCGGATAAAGCCGCGCTCGATGTCGCTGTGGATCTTGCCGGCCGCCTTCTGGGCCTTGGTGCCGCGGCTGATGGTCCAGGCCCGCACCTCCGGCTCGCCGGCGGTGAGGAAGGTGATGAGGCCGAGGAGTTTATAACTGGCACGGATAACTTTGTCGAGGCTCGCTTCACTGAGGCCCATCTCCGACAAGAAGGCGGCCGCTTCTTCGTCGGACAGTTCGGCGATTTCGGCTTCTAGTTTGGCGCAGACGGCGATCGCCTCGGCCCCGGCTTTGGCGGCGTGTTCTTTGACGGCCCGGAAGTAGGGGCTGGCGTCGGGGTCGGCGGCGTCGGCTTCGTTGATGTTGGCTACATAAAGGATAGGTTTGAGGGTGAGGAGGTTGAGTTCACGCACCAGGGCGATTTCGTCTTCGCCGCCGATTACCTGGCGGACCGGAATTATTTCTTCGAGGGAGGCCTTGAGACGGGCGGCGAGTTCGAGTTCGGCCTGGGCGCGCTTGTCGCCGCCTTTGGCCATTTTCTGCAGTCGCTCGGCGCGTTTCTCCAGTGTCTCGATGTCGGCGAGACACAGTTCGGTGTTGAGGATGTCGATGTCGGCAAGCGGGTTGGGCTCGCTGTCGGCGTTCATGACGCCGGGGTCGGTAAAGCAGCGGACAACTTCGATGACAGCGTCGACCTGCCTGATGTGGGAAAGGAATTTGTTGCCGAGGCCGGCGCCCTTGGATGCGCCCTGGCCGAGGCCGGCGATGTCGACGAACTGCATTTTGGTGGGGGTAATTTTCTTGGGCTTGTACATGGCGGCCAGGGCTGCAAGCCGCGGGTCGGGCACGTCGACGACGCCGACGTTGGGCTCGATTCCCCCGGACACAAAGCTGGAGACGGCTACGCCGGCCTTGGTTAGAGCGTTGAAGAGGGTGGTCTTGCCGACGTTGGGAAGGCCTAATATGCCTACTTCGAGGTTGGTACTCATGAATATTCCACCTTAACTTTAGAGGCTGTACCCGGACAGCCTCCGCGTTTTTTTCTCAGTTAATTGTAGAATATCCCCCGCAAGAATGCAATAGTCATCCGCCGGCTGCTTTGGGTACGCTGAGGCTGCGGATGACACAGTTTTCCCGGCAGCGCGGGCAAGTGTCCATCGCCATTTCATAGAGGCGCTTGTACTTGTCGCGCTCACCGATAAGGGTAGCAACGTTGGCTCCGGCAAGGCGGCGGTAGCGGTCGCGTTCGGCGGCGAGACAGTGGTAGCAGGGGGTTTCGACGGTGTATTTCCCGCATTCCGGACAGGTTGTAAGCATGAGCGGATATCCCTCCTTGAGTAATTGTGAAAGAAGGACTCCTTGCGCGGCCCGGCGGCGGAAAACAAATAAAAAACGCCTGGGCCGAAGGTATCCTGCCCAGGCGGTCGGCTGTCTGCAATACGGTCCCCTGTGGTTGATTCCACTGATCCGCCAGTTCCGTATTGGGGTATTCGATTCTGGATCTATTATACCCGGCGTGAGCCGAGGCCGTCAATACCAGTCCAGGCGAGCAGCGTGACCCACGGGCCCTATTTGCCGGCTTCACGGGGAACGATGTTTTTGACCGCCTTTTCGAATTTGGGGCGGGCAATCATAACCCGGCGGCCACAGCCAAGGCATTTGAGGCCAAAGTCGATGCCGGTGCGGGTTATCTCCCATTGGTCCGAGCCACAGGGATGGGTTTTCTTCATTTTCACGATGTCGCCGATTTCATAATGGACGGTCATGCTTTTCCTCCCTGCCTGCCGGGCAGCAGCAGCCCCGGCGCCGGTATTCCGGCCTGCTCGAACAAAATCTTGGTTTTATGGCGAAAAGCGGTCTCGACCTTGACTTGTTCGAGGGGAACGGTTTTTGCCACGACGCGTACGATGACTTCGCCGGGTCGGAGGTCGACGACGCCGATTATCTTCGGTCCTTCCTGGACCTCGGGCATGCGGGCGATTTCGCCGGCCGCCTCGCCGAGAAGGGCGATGACCTTGTCGATATCCGCTTCGTAGGCGACGGGGATATTTATGACCGCCTGCATCTGACCGCGGGTGTAGTTGCTGACGCGGGAGATGACGCCGTTGGGGATGATGTGGAGAACGCCGCTGGCGTCGCGCAGCTTGGTGACCCGGAAGGTCAGTTCTTCGACGGTGCCGGCCATGGTGTCGCTGACAATGTAGTCGCCGACCGCGAACTGGTCTTCGAAGATGATAAAGAAGCCGGTGATGAAGTCTTTTACGAGCCCCTGGGCGCCGACACCCAGGGCAAGGCCGACGACACCCGCTCCGGCGATTATGGAGGTGGTGTCGATGCTGAATTCCTGCAGAATAAGGATAGCCGCCAGGAAGTAGAGCGTGTAACGGATAATGGTCTTGAGCAGGGCGCTGAGGGTGCGGGCCCTTTTCTCTTCAAGAAACTTCTTCGCTCCCTCGGGCGGATGGAAAAGGCGGTCGACGACCAGTCCGCTCAGGCGGCCGAGGAGAACGGCGACAACGACAATGGCGATGATGCGCGCGCCTTTGTAGCCGAATACGTACATCAGGCCGGATTTGAAAATGCTCTCCATGCTTACTCTCCGTATTCGCGGATTTTCTCCCACACGCGGTCTGACAGGCGACGGTAAAGCAGGCTCCAGCGGGCCGCGTTGGCCGCGAGGACTTCGAGGGCGGCTGCCTGGTCCGCACCTTTCAGCAACAGGCTTTGCCCGCAACTGAGGTCGATTTCCCGCGGGGTCGGACGGGCGATTGTCTCAAGCCCCGCGCCGGCGAGCAGATGTTCCGCCCGGACGGCGTCATGGACGGAGATGAAGGTAAACAGCAGGTCGTATTGCATCTCAGACGTCATTTTACAGAGTGACGGCTTTGCCGGCGGCCAACTGGTCGAGGATGGAGTACATGTTGGTGACGCCGCCGACCGCCAACTGGTCTTTGAGACCGAAGAAGTCTAGGCAGGTGCCGCAGGACAGTACGGTGACGCCGGCGGCGGCCAGGGCGCCGAGATGGTCGAGGACGGGCGACCCGGCCACAGCAAGCCGGACGCCGCCGTTCACGAACAGGATGGCCTTGGGCAACGGCTCGCTTTCCCGAACGGTGAAGAAGAAGGATTTCATCAGAATGGCGCCGAGGTCGTCGCTGCCATGGCCGAAGGTGTCTTTGGTGATGAGGTAGACGGTTTCCCCGGCCGGACAAACTGCCGCCTCGCCGGCCGAATTACCCTGAGCGGCGGCAGGCGCGCCTTTGGTTATGCGGATGCGGTAGTGGCCGTCCTGTTCTTGGACGCTGACGCCGCAGCCGCTGGCGACGGCGAATTTTACGACGTTTTCCTTGGCGGCGAGGTTGTCGACGAAAGTGGTGACGACGCCTTCAGCCATGGCGTCGAGTGCTTTTTTTGTGGCGATGACCGGTTGCGGACAGGCAAGTCCGCGGGCATCGATGTCAGTAGACATGGATTTCTCCTTTCCCTCGGGCGATCAGGTGACCGATGCGGGCGGCATGGTTGACGCCCGCTTGCTTAAGGGCGGCGAGCAGGGAAGCGGCCTCGGCCTCCGGAAGGGCGAAAAGCAGTCCTCCGGAGGTCTGCGGGTCGAAGCACAGGTCGCGAAGCCTCTCGGGTACGTCGTCGGCGAAATCGACGGCGGTGAGGTAGCTGCGGTTGGTATAGGCGCCCGCGGGAACGAGGCCCATGGCGGCTGCGTCGGCTGCGTCGGGCAGCAGTGGCAGGGCGGAGCTGGCGATTTCAGCGCGCACGCCGCTGGCGCCGGCCATTTCGAAAAGATGGCCGAGGAGCCCAAAGCCGGTAATATCGGTGCAGGCATGGATGGTAAAGCCGGTTGCCGCCTGGGCGGCATTGGCGTTGAGGGTGGCCATCGTCTGGATGGAGGCGGCGACGCCGGCAGGATAGAGGTCGGCCTTGGCGGCTGTGGCGAGAACGCCCGTGCCGAGGGGTTTGGTGAGCACGAGAGCGTCGCCCGGGCGGGCGCCGGCGTTGGTCCAGATTTTTTCGGGATGGACGAGGCCGGTCACGCTGAGGCCGTATTTGGGCTCGGTGTCGTCGATGGTGTGGCCGCCGGCGATGACGGCGCCGGCTTCGGCGACTTTGTCGTAGCCGCCCTTCAGGATGGCGGGCAGTGTGTCCCCGGCAAGGTCGCATGCGGGGAAGGCGACGATGTTAAGCGCGGTAAGCGGCCGGCCACCCATGGCGTAGACATCGCTGAGGGCGTTGGCGGCGGCGATCTGGCCGAAGGTATACGGGTCGTCGACGATCGGGGTGAAAAAGTCCACCGTGAGGATCAGGGCGGTGTGGTCGTCCAGCAGGTATACGCCGGCGTCGTCGGCGGTAGCTGTGCCGACCAGCAGTCGCGGGTCATTGCTTTGCGGCAAATGGCGCAGCACGTGCGCCAGGGCTCCCGGCCCTATCTTGGCCGCTCAGCCGCCGCTGTTGGTGTATTTGGTGAGTTTGACCATTCCATTACCCCCTTTCCGGTGGTCTCGGCTCAAGGCAATTATTGCCTATCCCCACAGTTATTTATACCAGCGGGCGCTAAAATCCTTTTTTGTTCCCTGTGCATAAAATAGATGTAGTCTGACAGCAGGAGGTGGCGATGTGGCGACTACTTCGACCGATGCCGTTTCCCAGACGATCATCGACACTCTTCTCGCCGACGTTAACGCGATCGTTCCGAATTACGTATCCCTGGTAAATTCATATCGGCTGCTGGTCGGGGCGGCGGAGGAGACTCACCGCATACCCGGGGTGACCCCTGACGCGGTAGCCCGGGCGATCGAAAGGTTCGACCGCAGCGGCGTGCTAATCGATATCATCATCGATTTGCTGTGCTGTAAAATCGCGTTCAGCAGCGAGCTTTTAGCTGTAACTTGCGCGCCGGTGGATATTTTCCGCCTGCTGGCGAACAGGTTTGACGTCGCTGATACTCCGCACTTGGTGGCGGAGGAAATCCTCGTGCTCGAAGTGGTGCGCCGGGCGCAAGAACGCCTGCGTGGGGTAGGACCGGTGCCTCCCTGCACGCCGCCGGGGGGACCGCCGTATACCTTTGCTACCTCCTGCTACGTACCGCCGCCCCCGCCCCCGCCGCCAATACCGCCGGAGCCGCCGTTCACACCGCCCTGCTTCGTGCCGGTATCAGCCGAAGAAGGCGTGCCGGCCCCTCCGGCAAAGTCAGCCTCCGATACTAACGAGGTTGCTGATAATGCCGAAAAAAAACGGAAAGGGTCCGCTGCGCGCCGTGATTGCAACCCGCTCAGGCCACGGCGGCTGAAGAGATGAAGCGCGTCTGCCGACGCGCTGTCGTTAAGGCACCGCAGCTATTTGTCGGGGCAGGTGCACGGCTCGAGGTGAATCGTTGCCTCGCACGGCGACAGGCTGACTTCCAGCGAGGCCTCGACCTCGTCGCAG is a window of Selenomonadales bacterium 4137-cl DNA encoding:
- a CDS encoding sigma 54-interacting transcriptional regulator, which gives rise to MITALPFIARITGGYATVTDKTGIRIRTFDSLGKEIEAWRGTLFELAKAAGESGQVRTGPSEIIEGAEAWALPLGDYVIASSNLERIQREQELQDSLNLALPFIARVAGGEAVLFDENGKRTASVNYDGQPNTSFIGKISNAAQKAMQTGRPVIGESMSAHGAIGVRIPITPRFGFGFNNEHGVLRQQKLLEEVKKFQYARYNFTDIVGTSVEIQKVKSMAQYVANGISSIIILGETGTGKELFAQSIHNCSERRSKPFIAVNCGALPTSLIESYLFGYEEGAFTGAKKSGSSGAFEQANGGTLFLDELGEMDINLQSKLLRVLQEREVTRIGGSKPIRIDVRIVSSTNRDLAEMVAAGTFRQDLYYRLNVVQLKIPALRERPEDIPALIKTMISRYNHLLGKFVTSISDESIKRLREHTWPGNVRELQNCLEYAINIIGINENVLELTHFPQYIQNLSAPNSIPRIETLAEAVRLAERDAIMRALALSGQSKKAAAHRLGISTTTLWRKLVETGLESGPGSLKNEKP
- the rpsR gene encoding 30S ribosomal protein S18, coding for MKRDGKGRKPKKKVCSFCVDKVASIDYKDVPKLRRYTTERGKILPRRISGNCAKHQRQLTVSIKRARNMALLPFTAE
- a CDS encoding single-stranded DNA-binding protein; the encoded protein is MNKVILVGRLAQDPEVRYTQSGKAVASFTIAVNRFAGGGQKEADFIPIVAWEKLAETCGNNLTKGQRILAEGRLQIRSYETNDGQKRRVAEVVAQNIEFLERKQPAEDKEATPFGGQVFPEEEIPF
- the rpsF gene encoding 30S ribosomal protein S6, with product MKKYEVMYIVKPLEEEAVEAVVAKFENLIKNNGGTIDKVDRWGKRRLAFELKDFNEGIYFVVYFTAPAGAVAELDRVMKITDEILRHMVVKQED
- the ychF gene encoding redox-regulated ATPase YchF, which gives rise to MSTNLEVGILGLPNVGKTTLFNALTKAGVAVSSFVSGGIEPNVGVVDVPDPRLAALAAMYKPKKITPTKMQFVDIAGLGQGASKGAGLGNKFLSHIRQVDAVIEVVRCFTDPGVMNADSEPNPLADIDILNTELCLADIETLEKRAERLQKMAKGGDKRAQAELELAARLKASLEEIIPVRQVIGGEDEIALVRELNLLTLKPILYVANINEADAADPDASPYFRAVKEHAAKAGAEAIAVCAKLEAEIAELSDEEAAAFLSEMGLSEASLDKVIRASYKLLGLITFLTAGEPEVRAWTISRGTKAQKAAGKIHSDIERGFIRAELVAYNDLMAAGSYSAAKDKGTVRLEGKEYIMQDGDVVHFRFNV
- a CDS encoding DUF951 domain-containing protein, whose amino-acid sequence is MTVHYEIGDIVKMKKTHPCGSDQWEITRTGIDFGLKCLGCGRRVMIARPKFEKAVKNIVPREAGK
- a CDS encoding mechanosensitive ion channel family protein gives rise to the protein MESIFKSGLMYVFGYKGARIIAIVVVAVLLGRLSGLVVDRLFHPPEGAKKFLEEKRARTLSALLKTIIRYTLYFLAAILILQEFSIDTTSIIAGAGVVGLALGVGAQGLVKDFITGFFIIFEDQFAVGDYIVSDTMAGTVEELTFRVTKLRDASGVLHIIPNGVISRVSNYTRGQMQAVINIPVAYEADIDKVIALLGEAAGEIARMPEVQEGPKIIGVVDLRPGEVIVRVVAKTVPLEQVKVETAFRHKTKILFEQAGIPAPGLLLPGRQGGKA
- a CDS encoding DUF3343 domain-containing protein — protein: MQYDLLFTFISVHDAVRAEHLLAGAGLETIARPTPREIDLSCGQSLLLKGADQAAALEVLAANAARWSLLYRRLSDRVWEKIREYGE
- the yedF gene encoding sulfurtransferase-like selenium metabolism protein YedF → MSTDIDARGLACPQPVIATKKALDAMAEGVVTTFVDNLAAKENVVKFAVASGCGVSVQEQDGHYRIRITKGAPAAAQGNSAGEAAVCPAGETVYLITKDTFGHGSDDLGAILMKSFFFTVRESEPLPKAILFVNGGVRLAVAGSPVLDHLGALAAAGVTVLSCGTCLDFFGLKDQLAVGGVTNMYSILDQLAAGKAVTL
- the selD gene encoding selenide, water dikinase SelD, which produces MVKLTKYTNSGGUAAKIGPGALAHVLRHLPQSNDPRLLVGTATADDAGVYLLDDHTALILTVDFFTPIVDDPYTFGQIAAANALSDVYAMGGRPLTALNIVAFPACDLAGDTLPAILKGGYDKVAEAGAVIAGGHTIDDTEPKYGLSVTGLVHPEKIWTNAGARPGDALVLTKPLGTGVLATAAKADLYPAGVAASIQTMATLNANAAQAATGFTIHACTDITGFGLLGHLFEMAGASGVRAEIASSALPLLPDAADAAAMGLVPAGAYTNRSYLTAVDFADDVPERLRDLCFDPQTSGGLLFALPEAEAASLLAALKQAGVNHAARIGHLIARGKGEIHVY